One window of the Shewanella litorisediminis genome contains the following:
- a CDS encoding EAL domain-containing protein — MGKLFASARKLEEQPLQPEAPVAPWIIGIVDDEPAIHDVTRLALKHVRVFGRPLEFVSAFSAKEGFELVKKHPDMALVLLDVVMETDEAGLMLVDRIRNELGNHLLQIVLRTGQPGYTPEEEVILKYEINSYKTKSELTRNKLFTVVATGLRCFSQMDALERSRQGLRSVINAAANLFQERSLHEFAGGVLEQIDALFNIKADSLFCVSKRPMNGPFSIDSGNHEFFVVAASDKFRPFYGKSLDELNPDLEQCKLVQETLNAHQHVFHPHCSCLYLSTPSGWQGVIVAENATGLTKVDQELLQVFCLNVALGLENAKFFAHLNKAAFFDELTGLHNRAGLVEYGASFLKQFDLGTAGLFMVDIDYFHQIIESLGYEFGNNILEKMSRVLRKEFSTRALIARLHADVFAVLLPEARLTAHELAVRCAKPLMIGEQSIRLGLTVGCAMLDAGQEPDMEQLLRHAESALKVAKEHRRGSGETFNKRYEQASRDSMTVLSDLRIALDNRELYLVLQPKVNIHSGAVVGYEALIRWQHPEKGNIPPGAFIPAVEKSGLYYGLDLYVARATCELITQHPELNVPVSLNISANSLHHETFVDDLKAEFLRAGVPFDRVELEITENALVHSDRAISELHRLHQSGFIICLDDFGAGFSSLGYLLRLPIQVIKIDRAFISHLTDSDEAIAVLQGILRIGRDLNKQLIIEGVETEAQLTLLKSMQVDFVQGFYFHKPLPVAEALALLGAKQ; from the coding sequence GTGGGTAAACTGTTTGCCAGCGCCCGTAAACTTGAGGAACAGCCGCTTCAGCCTGAGGCTCCTGTTGCCCCCTGGATCATCGGCATTGTTGACGATGAGCCAGCCATTCACGATGTCACCCGTTTGGCATTGAAGCACGTGCGTGTATTTGGACGCCCGCTGGAGTTTGTATCGGCATTCAGTGCCAAAGAAGGTTTCGAACTGGTAAAAAAACATCCCGATATGGCATTGGTGCTACTGGATGTGGTGATGGAAACCGATGAAGCCGGCTTGATGCTGGTGGACCGTATTCGTAACGAGCTTGGCAATCACCTTCTGCAAATAGTGCTCAGAACCGGTCAGCCCGGATACACCCCCGAAGAAGAAGTTATCCTCAAGTACGAAATCAACTCCTACAAGACCAAGAGCGAGCTGACACGCAATAAGCTGTTTACCGTGGTGGCGACCGGGCTGAGGTGCTTCAGCCAGATGGATGCATTGGAGCGCAGTCGGCAGGGGTTGAGATCTGTGATTAATGCCGCCGCAAACCTGTTTCAGGAACGATCGCTCCATGAATTTGCCGGTGGTGTGCTCGAGCAAATCGATGCCCTGTTCAATATTAAAGCCGACAGCCTTTTCTGTGTGTCTAAACGGCCAATGAACGGCCCCTTTTCCATCGATTCCGGTAATCATGAGTTCTTTGTGGTCGCCGCCAGTGACAAGTTCCGTCCCTTCTATGGCAAGAGCCTGGATGAGCTGAACCCTGATCTTGAGCAGTGCAAACTGGTGCAGGAAACCCTCAACGCCCATCAGCATGTGTTCCACCCCCACTGCAGCTGTTTGTATCTGTCGACACCGTCTGGCTGGCAGGGGGTCATAGTGGCAGAAAACGCCACCGGCTTGACCAAGGTGGATCAGGAGTTGTTACAGGTATTTTGTTTGAACGTGGCACTGGGGCTGGAAAATGCCAAGTTCTTTGCCCACCTCAACAAGGCTGCCTTTTTTGATGAGCTCACAGGCCTGCATAACCGTGCCGGTTTGGTGGAGTATGGCGCCAGTTTCCTTAAGCAATTTGACCTTGGAACCGCGGGTTTGTTTATGGTGGATATCGATTATTTCCATCAGATAATAGAGTCCCTGGGATACGAGTTTGGCAACAATATCCTGGAAAAAATGTCGCGGGTGTTGCGCAAAGAGTTTTCCACCCGCGCCCTCATCGCCCGCTTGCATGCGGATGTGTTTGCCGTGCTCTTGCCTGAGGCAAGGCTGACGGCCCACGAATTGGCGGTGCGCTGCGCCAAACCCCTGATGATAGGCGAGCAATCGATTCGATTGGGGCTTACCGTTGGCTGTGCCATGTTGGATGCCGGGCAGGAGCCAGATATGGAGCAGCTCCTCAGGCATGCAGAGTCTGCACTGAAGGTGGCAAAAGAACACAGGCGTGGCTCCGGTGAAACCTTCAACAAGCGTTACGAGCAGGCATCGAGAGACAGCATGACTGTGCTCAGTGACTTGCGTATTGCGCTGGACAACCGTGAGCTGTATCTGGTGCTGCAACCCAAGGTGAATATTCACAGCGGAGCGGTGGTGGGTTATGAGGCGCTCATCCGCTGGCAGCATCCCGAAAAGGGCAATATTCCGCCGGGAGCCTTTATTCCGGCGGTGGAAAAATCGGGGCTGTATTACGGTCTTGATCTCTATGTGGCGCGGGCTACCTGTGAGCTGATTACGCAGCATCCTGAGTTGAATGTTCCTGTGTCTTTGAACATCTCTGCTAATTCACTGCACCACGAGACCTTTGTCGACGATCTCAAGGCCGAATTTCTCCGTGCAGGCGTGCCCTTTGACCGGGTAGAGCTGGAAATTACTGAGAATGCACTGGTGCACTCAGACAGGGCCATCAGCGAGTTACATCGGCTGCATCAGAGTGGCTTTATCATCTGTCTGGATGACTTTGGTGCAGGTTTCTCATCACTGGGTTACCTGCTCAGGCTGCCCATTCAGGTCATTAAGATAGACAGGGCCTTTATCTCTCACCTGACCGACAGCGATGAAGCAATCGCCGTACTGCAGGGCATTTTGCGTATTGGGCGCGACCTCAATAAACAGCTGATTATTGAAGGGGTTGAAACCGAGGCGCAGTTGACACTGTTAAAATCCATGCAGGTGGATTTTGTGCAGGGATTCTATTTCCACAAACCCTTGCCTGTCGCTGAGGCTTTGGCGCTGTTGGGTGCAAAGCAGTAA
- a CDS encoding ArsJ-associated glyceraldehyde-3-phosphate dehydrogenase: MSKIKVGINGFGRMGRLTLRSAWNSDAFEFVHINDPAGDATALAHLLEFDSVHGRWQHPVASDGCNILIGDKRIGTSMNKTIEETDWSGCDLVIEASGKMKTKAVLDAYLAQGVKRVVVTAPVKEEGILNVVMGINHELYNPDVHPIVTAASCTTNCLAPVVKVIHEGLGIKHGSMTTIHDITNTQTILDAPHKDLRRARACGMSLIPTTTGSATAITHIFPELKGRLNGHAVRVPLANASLTDCVFEVERPTTEVEVNALLKAAAEGELKGILGFEERPLVSIDYRTDPRSSVVDALSTMVVNGTQVKLYCWYDNEWGYANRVAELALMVGQRDKA, translated from the coding sequence ATGAGCAAGATTAAAGTAGGTATCAACGGTTTTGGCCGCATGGGGCGCCTCACGCTGCGCTCTGCATGGAACAGTGACGCGTTTGAGTTTGTACATATCAATGACCCGGCGGGGGATGCCACTGCGCTGGCACACCTGCTGGAATTTGATTCTGTCCATGGCCGTTGGCAGCATCCGGTGGCGAGCGATGGCTGTAATATCCTGATTGGCGATAAGCGCATTGGCACCAGTATGAACAAGACCATCGAAGAAACCGACTGGTCGGGCTGCGATCTGGTGATTGAGGCCTCAGGCAAGATGAAAACCAAGGCCGTGCTCGACGCCTATCTTGCTCAGGGCGTTAAGCGGGTCGTGGTGACGGCACCCGTGAAAGAGGAAGGGATTCTTAACGTGGTGATGGGGATAAACCACGAGTTGTACAACCCGGATGTGCACCCGATAGTGACTGCGGCGTCCTGCACCACCAACTGTCTGGCGCCCGTGGTTAAGGTAATCCACGAGGGGCTGGGTATCAAACACGGCTCCATGACCACTATTCACGACATCACCAACACCCAGACCATTCTGGATGCGCCACACAAGGACCTGCGCCGTGCCCGCGCCTGTGGTATGAGCCTTATCCCCACCACCACAGGCAGCGCCACTGCCATTACCCATATTTTCCCCGAGCTCAAGGGGCGTCTTAACGGCCATGCGGTGCGGGTGCCGCTGGCCAATGCCTCGCTGACTGATTGCGTATTCGAAGTGGAGCGACCCACCACTGAGGTGGAGGTGAACGCCCTGCTCAAGGCCGCCGCAGAAGGAGAACTCAAGGGCATTTTGGGATTTGAAGAAAGACCGCTGGTGTCCATCGACTATCGCACCGATCCCCGCTCCAGCGTGGTGGATGCCCTGTCGACCATGGTGGTTAACGGCACCCAGGTGAAGCTCTATTGCTGGTACGACAACGAGTGGGGTTATGCCAACCGGGTGGCCGAACTGGCGTTGATGGTCGGACAACGGGATAAGGCGTAA
- the putP gene encoding sodium/proline symporter PutP, whose protein sequence is MEHTSYISLTLYFIAMLAIGLFAYRNSTDDLAGYMLGGRQVSPQVTALSAGASDMSGWMLMGLPGAMFTMGYDALWIAAGLLLGALMNYLLVAPRLRVFTEEADDALTLPDFFSKRFNKQNGSVRMISAAVIILFFTLYTSAGLVAGGKFFESAFGLDYQAGLLITVSVVVAYTLLGGFLAVSLTDFVQGCIMFIALVLVPLVALQEFNSSSEMLDQAGRSITPLADSFEQMGLLAIISSLAWGLGYFGQPHIIVRFMAIRSVKDIAAARNIGMSWMLVTIIGALATGLIGVAYVNKFKPGLDDGETIFILFSEILFHPLISGFLLAAILAAIMSTISSQLLVSSSSLSEDVYRALFHKEMDQKATVTAGRIGVLAVAAVATLLALDNNASILSLVGNAWAGFGAAFGPLVLLSLFWPRMTHGGAVAGIISGAGTVLVWSQLPLLENGQPLSSLIYEIVPGFIVSATTIVLVSYVGREPCKTTQEAFEVTREKLKQAT, encoded by the coding sequence ATGGAACACACCAGCTATATTTCGCTGACACTCTACTTTATTGCCATGTTGGCAATAGGGCTGTTTGCCTATCGTAATTCTACCGATGACCTCGCTGGCTATATGCTCGGAGGACGTCAGGTCAGCCCCCAAGTCACGGCGCTTTCCGCCGGTGCATCCGACATGAGCGGCTGGATGCTGATGGGCCTGCCCGGCGCCATGTTTACCATGGGCTACGACGCCCTGTGGATTGCGGCTGGCTTGCTGTTGGGCGCACTGATGAATTATCTGCTGGTCGCGCCCAGGCTCAGAGTGTTTACCGAAGAAGCCGATGACGCCCTCACACTGCCAGACTTTTTCAGCAAGCGTTTCAATAAGCAGAACGGCTCGGTACGGATGATTTCGGCGGCAGTCATCATCCTGTTCTTCACCCTGTACACGTCGGCGGGATTGGTCGCCGGCGGTAAGTTTTTTGAATCCGCATTTGGATTGGATTATCAAGCCGGCTTACTGATCACTGTGTCTGTGGTGGTAGCCTACACCCTGCTTGGCGGCTTCCTCGCGGTCAGTCTGACTGACTTTGTGCAAGGTTGTATCATGTTTATCGCATTGGTGTTGGTGCCGCTGGTCGCGTTGCAGGAATTCAACAGCAGCAGCGAAATGCTTGATCAGGCCGGGCGCAGCATTACGCCATTGGCCGACTCTTTTGAGCAGATGGGATTATTGGCCATCATCTCAAGCCTCGCCTGGGGTCTGGGTTACTTTGGTCAGCCCCATATCATTGTGCGCTTTATGGCAATTCGTTCGGTAAAGGACATTGCAGCAGCCAGGAATATCGGTATGAGCTGGATGTTGGTCACCATCATAGGCGCGCTGGCAACCGGACTTATCGGTGTGGCCTATGTGAATAAATTCAAGCCGGGATTGGATGACGGCGAGACTATCTTCATCCTGTTTTCCGAGATCCTGTTTCATCCGCTCATCAGTGGCTTCCTGCTGGCGGCGATCTTGGCCGCCATCATGAGCACCATTTCCTCACAGCTTTTGGTGTCATCCAGTTCGCTGTCTGAGGATGTATATCGCGCCCTGTTTCACAAAGAGATGGATCAGAAAGCCACTGTGACCGCAGGTCGCATCGGCGTGCTTGCGGTGGCGGCTGTGGCAACCCTGCTGGCACTGGACAATAACGCCAGCATTCTGTCTCTGGTCGGCAATGCCTGGGCAGGCTTTGGCGCCGCCTTCGGCCCCCTTGTGCTGCTGAGTTTGTTCTGGCCCAGAATGACCCACGGCGGCGCAGTAGCAGGCATCATCAGTGGTGCGGGCACGGTACTTGTCTGGAGTCAGTTGCCACTGCTTGAAAATGGTCAGCCCCTGTCCAGCCTCATTTATGAAATTGTGCCCGGATTTATTGTCAGCGCCACCACCATAGTGCTTGTGAGCTATGTGGGGCGGGAACCCTGTAAGACTACCCAGGAAGCCTTTGAGGTTACCCGGGAAAAGCTCAAACAAGCCACCTGA
- a CDS encoding M48 family metallopeptidase: protein MEFNQGTLDELMLKAQQDLTSDQQSYKRKLNLYVLMAYGVILLLLLLFVGLVAGTVGLAFTSSVFLVLLLKKKLIIPLLIIGWMLGKVLFLGTSKPEGYRLRRTEAPLLFGLVNELTKSLNTPRVHNIIITPEFNAAMAQTPRWFVGGPTENTLIIGLELLMSLSKEELKAVLAHELGHLSGDHAKFNGKIYRARAMWEQMMHSFESSGSMVTYPMRKFFSWYAPRFSAYSFALARLNEYEADLSAAKHTSAATFQSALVKTSLLAEITDEDFWPQYYRRAYEQPAPDILPYTAFKQFMDAGEFGDLPLRLAKVMAERTSPHNTHPCTKDRVEALGTFNAEVLKLRENNAWQLLGKSAHKIIKEFNDNWLMYNGQEWQFQYQLALEQLARLKLLDQMDPNQLSLDQKEELAFLLDKFQRDPERVVALYDGIMASKPHDLDTGLRLAQLYAKAGNPRCLPLFRACLAKDELVNDACMGAYGYYLHLGDGNQANEWLDKLVAHGEIAERARQERITVGAKDPLMAPTLPKEAIDALAARLIAIGRVEDVWLCQKSVQYFRDSPVVVLAIKVGGWTGKDEVLEQCFGQFPADWTSFIVTKDMDSALFKKVQTKGSQII, encoded by the coding sequence ATGGAATTCAATCAGGGAACACTCGACGAGCTGATGTTAAAGGCCCAACAGGACCTCACCAGCGACCAGCAAAGCTACAAACGTAAACTCAACCTCTATGTGTTGATGGCATACGGCGTCATCCTGTTATTGCTGCTGCTCTTTGTCGGCCTGGTGGCAGGCACTGTGGGACTGGCGTTCACAAGCTCGGTATTCCTGGTGTTATTACTCAAGAAAAAGCTGATTATTCCGCTGCTGATTATCGGCTGGATGCTGGGAAAAGTGCTCTTTCTCGGGACAAGTAAACCCGAGGGATATCGCCTCAGACGCACCGAGGCTCCTCTGCTGTTTGGTTTGGTGAATGAGCTGACCAAAAGCCTCAATACCCCCAGAGTGCACAACATCATTATCACACCGGAATTTAACGCCGCCATGGCGCAAACGCCCCGCTGGTTTGTGGGCGGCCCCACGGAGAACACGCTTATCATAGGGCTTGAGCTGCTCATGTCGCTGTCCAAAGAAGAGCTCAAGGCGGTATTGGCCCACGAACTTGGGCACCTGAGCGGCGACCACGCCAAATTCAACGGCAAGATTTACCGGGCCCGCGCCATGTGGGAGCAGATGATGCACAGCTTCGAAAGCTCCGGCTCCATGGTTACCTATCCCATGCGCAAGTTTTTCAGCTGGTATGCGCCGCGCTTTTCGGCCTACTCATTCGCACTGGCGAGACTCAACGAGTATGAAGCCGATTTGTCTGCCGCCAAGCACACCTCGGCAGCCACTTTTCAATCAGCATTGGTAAAAACTTCACTGCTGGCCGAAATCACAGACGAGGATTTCTGGCCGCAATATTACCGCCGCGCCTATGAGCAACCCGCCCCCGATATCCTGCCCTACACTGCCTTCAAGCAGTTTATGGATGCCGGTGAATTTGGTGACCTGCCACTGCGTCTTGCAAAGGTCATGGCCGAACGAACCTCACCCCACAATACCCACCCCTGTACCAAAGACAGGGTAGAAGCTCTCGGTACATTCAACGCCGAAGTGCTTAAGCTCAGGGAAAACAATGCCTGGCAATTGCTCGGCAAGTCGGCCCATAAAATCATTAAAGAATTCAACGATAATTGGCTGATGTATAACGGCCAGGAGTGGCAATTCCAGTACCAGCTTGCGCTGGAACAATTGGCTAGACTCAAGCTGCTTGATCAAATGGATCCCAATCAGCTATCGCTGGATCAAAAGGAGGAACTGGCGTTCCTTTTGGATAAGTTCCAGCGAGACCCGGAACGGGTCGTGGCACTCTACGATGGCATCATGGCATCCAAACCCCATGATCTCGACACGGGTCTGCGTTTGGCGCAGCTCTATGCCAAAGCAGGTAATCCGCGTTGTCTGCCGCTATTCCGGGCCTGTCTTGCCAAGGATGAGCTGGTTAACGACGCCTGCATGGGCGCCTATGGCTACTACCTGCATCTGGGCGATGGCAATCAGGCCAACGAGTGGCTGGATAAGCTGGTGGCCCACGGTGAGATAGCCGAGCGCGCCAGACAGGAGCGCATCACGGTAGGCGCGAAAGACCCCTTGATGGCACCAACCCTGCCTAAAGAAGCCATAGATGCACTCGCCGCGCGGCTGATTGCGATAGGCAGGGTCGAGGATGTGTGGCTGTGCCAAAAATCGGTCCAGTACTTCCGTGACAGCCCTGTGGTGGTGCTTGCCATCAAGGTGGGCGGCTGGACCGGTAAAGACGAGGTACTGGAGCAATGCTTTGGGCAATTCCCCGCCGATTGGACCAGTTTTATCGTGACCAAGGATATGGACTCGGCGCTGTTTAA
- a CDS encoding ArsR/SmtB family transcription factor yields the protein MDVVNFFKALADDTRLRILMLIVVETELCVCELTEALNLSQPKISRHLRLLKDAGLLMDRRQGQWVYYRQADDLPLWCAGQLAHLAQKGPDWLVDEKQRLATMGCRPGRCC from the coding sequence ATGGATGTCGTGAACTTTTTTAAGGCACTGGCCGATGACACCCGGCTCAGAATCCTTATGCTGATTGTGGTGGAAACCGAGCTTTGCGTCTGTGAGCTGACGGAGGCGCTTAATCTGAGTCAGCCCAAAATTTCCCGCCATTTACGGCTGTTAAAAGACGCAGGTTTACTGATGGACAGGCGTCAGGGCCAGTGGGTGTACTACCGCCAGGCAGACGACTTGCCATTGTGGTGTGCCGGTCAGCTGGCCCATTTGGCGCAGAAAGGACCAGACTGGCTGGTGGATGAAAAACAACGTTTGGCGACCATGGGGTGCAGACCCGGGCGCTGCTGTTAA
- a CDS encoding MBL fold metallo-hydrolase RNA specificity domain-containing protein, with protein MSMTLTFWGATEEVTGSCHLLELNGKRLLLDCGLIQGGKQQEARNREPFPFDPASLDAVVLSHAHIDHSGRLPLLVKQGYSGPIYTHSATLDLCGIMLKDAAMLQGRDAERQNKKRLKQGLEPLEALFDEQDVDVAMTRFIPLEYGMRLDPIPGVTLTLRDAGHILGSALLELELDDGQRQKRVVFSGDLGRAGMPILRDPDLVDAADLVLMESTYGNRLHRTWESTLEELKGIFAKAISDSRGNILIPAFSVGRAQELLYLFHLYAKDWDLSRWTICLDSPMAIEATKVYIRHFPLMDEDFKRFVRQHPGNHPLLSNVEFIQSTEESIALNDVHQGLIIIAGSGMCNGGRIRCHLEHNLYRPECDIIICGYQAEGTPGRALVDGVDKLTISGQSIDVRARIHTVGGLSAHADQAELLRWYHHFNGRPPLVLVHGEKEAQEILMATLENEPEPPNAVSAAGYGDQLDLAALPRLSWLYQGKNPG; from the coding sequence ATGAGTATGACCCTGACTTTTTGGGGAGCTACAGAGGAAGTTACAGGCTCCTGTCACTTACTGGAACTCAACGGTAAACGCCTGTTGCTGGATTGTGGCCTCATTCAGGGGGGCAAGCAGCAGGAAGCGCGCAATCGTGAACCCTTCCCCTTCGATCCGGCAAGCCTGGACGCTGTGGTACTGTCCCATGCCCATATCGACCATTCCGGTCGGCTGCCACTGTTGGTTAAGCAAGGCTACAGCGGCCCCATTTATACCCACAGTGCCACACTCGATCTCTGCGGTATCATGCTCAAAGATGCCGCCATGCTGCAGGGCAGGGACGCAGAGCGGCAAAACAAAAAGCGGCTGAAACAAGGGCTGGAACCACTGGAAGCACTCTTCGATGAGCAGGATGTGGATGTTGCCATGACCCGCTTTATACCGCTGGAATATGGCATGCGGCTTGACCCCATTCCGGGGGTGACCCTGACTCTCAGAGATGCCGGGCATATCCTGGGTTCGGCGCTGCTGGAGTTGGAGCTGGATGATGGTCAGCGGCAAAAGCGTGTGGTGTTTTCCGGCGATCTGGGCCGGGCTGGTATGCCCATACTGCGGGACCCTGACCTGGTGGACGCTGCCGATCTGGTACTGATGGAGTCAACTTACGGCAATCGCCTGCACCGCACGTGGGAATCCACACTGGAAGAACTCAAAGGGATTTTTGCCAAGGCCATCAGTGACAGTCGCGGCAATATTCTGATCCCGGCTTTTTCCGTCGGCCGGGCACAAGAGCTGCTGTATCTGTTTCATTTGTATGCCAAAGATTGGGATTTGTCGCGCTGGACCATTTGTCTGGATAGCCCCATGGCCATAGAGGCCACCAAGGTCTACATACGCCACTTTCCCTTGATGGACGAAGATTTCAAACGCTTTGTGCGTCAACATCCGGGAAATCATCCCCTGCTCTCCAACGTGGAGTTTATCCAGAGCACCGAAGAGTCCATTGCACTGAATGACGTACATCAGGGACTTATCATCATTGCTGGCAGCGGCATGTGTAACGGCGGGCGCATTCGTTGCCATCTGGAACACAATCTCTACCGACCCGAATGCGACATCATTATCTGTGGCTATCAGGCCGAAGGGACACCGGGCAGGGCACTGGTGGACGGGGTAGACAAGCTGACCATCAGTGGACAATCCATTGATGTGCGTGCCCGTATTCATACCGTGGGGGGGCTGTCGGCCCATGCGGACCAGGCCGAACTCCTGCGTTGGTATCATCACTTTAATGGTCGGCCACCCCTGGTGCTTGTGCATGGCGAAAAAGAAGCCCAGGAGATTTTAATGGCCACTCTCGAAAATGAGCCCGAACCGCCCAATGCGGTCAGTGCGGCTGGCTATGGCGATCAGTTGGATTTGGCTGCTTTGCCCAGGCTCAGCTGGTTGTATCAGGGAAAAAATCCCGGCTGA
- a CDS encoding phosphoribosylaminoimidazolesuccinocarboxamide synthase, producing the protein MSLADSVLAVNNDLPIRTDKPVHSGKVRSVYWLTEADSARLIRERGYDVPADTPLAIMVISDRISAFDCIFHGEGDLRGIPGKGAALNAISNHWFGLFKENGLADSHILEIPHPFVWIVQKARPIKVEAIIRQYITGSMWRAYQKGERVFCGITLPEGLEKDQKLPELLITPSTKGILTGIPGVPEQDDVNISRADIEANFEAFGFEKKEDIDLYEKLLKEGFGVISEALAKLDQVFVDTKFEFGYVTDRNGNSKLIYMDEVGTPDSSRIWDGAAYRDGKIVENSKEGFRQFLLNHFPDPDILLNKDRMSEREALARDNALPLDAMMNVSRTYTGIAEKVTGRKIELSDNPKAEIIAILKAQYALVD; encoded by the coding sequence ATGAGTCTTGCTGATTCCGTACTGGCCGTGAACAACGACCTGCCCATCCGTACCGACAAACCTGTGCACAGCGGCAAGGTTCGCAGCGTTTACTGGCTGACCGAAGCCGACAGCGCCCGCCTTATCCGGGAGCGCGGCTACGATGTGCCCGCCGACACGCCCTTGGCTATCATGGTGATCTCTGACCGTATCTCCGCCTTCGATTGCATCTTCCACGGTGAAGGCGATTTGCGTGGTATTCCCGGCAAGGGCGCGGCCCTCAACGCCATCTCCAATCACTGGTTTGGCTTGTTCAAAGAAAACGGCCTCGCCGACAGCCATATCCTTGAGATCCCACACCCCTTCGTGTGGATAGTGCAAAAGGCCCGGCCCATCAAGGTAGAGGCCATCATCCGCCAGTACATCACAGGCTCCATGTGGCGCGCTTACCAAAAGGGCGAACGGGTATTTTGTGGCATCACGCTGCCAGAGGGTCTGGAAAAAGATCAAAAGTTGCCAGAGCTTTTGATCACCCCGTCTACCAAGGGCATTCTCACCGGTATCCCCGGCGTGCCTGAACAGGACGATGTGAACATCAGCCGCGCCGATATCGAAGCCAACTTCGAAGCCTTTGGTTTTGAAAAGAAAGAAGATATCGACCTGTACGAAAAGCTGCTCAAAGAAGGTTTTGGCGTAATCTCCGAGGCGCTGGCCAAACTCGATCAGGTGTTTGTGGATACCAAGTTTGAATTTGGTTACGTCACCGACCGCAACGGCAATTCCAAGCTGATTTATATGGATGAAGTGGGCACACCGGATTCTTCCCGTATTTGGGACGGCGCCGCCTACCGCGATGGCAAGATTGTGGAAAACTCAAAAGAAGGTTTCCGCCAGTTCCTGCTCAATCACTTCCCTGACCCGGACATCCTGCTCAACAAAGACCGGATGAGCGAACGTGAAGCCCTGGCCCGCGACAACGCCCTGCCACTGGATGCCATGATGAATGTATCCCGCACCTACACAGGCATCGCAGAGAAGGTAACAGGCCGCAAGATTGAACTCTCCGACAATCCCAAGGCAGAAATCATCGCCATCCTCAAAGCGCAGTACGCTTTGGTGGATTAA
- the arsJ gene encoding organoarsenical effux MFS transporter ArsJ, with protein sequence MFASRNKLTPDQRQYLLVTANYWAFTLTDGALRMLVVLYFHQLGYGPLAIAMLFLFYEFFGVVTNLVGGWLGARIGLNRTMNIGMGLQILALGMLLAPSAWLTVAWVMAAQALSGIAKDLNKMSAKSAIKMLVPKDGADDRLFKYVALLTGSKNALKGVGFFVGGALLSLVGFTGAVAILLILLGLVWFDSLSGLRHELGKAKNKPKFKEIFSKSARVNTLSAARFFLFAARDVWFVVALPVSLASLFGWSHWQVGSFLAAWIIGYGMVQASAPGLIRRKGRLPGGGEATFWVALLALSPAAIAMGLYAMGDAGQGGSLSLYWLLAGLLIFGVLFAINSALHSFLIVHYADEDGVSLDVGFYYMANAAGRLMGTLLSGAIFQFYGLEACLWASALMLGVTAFISFRLPDNSVG encoded by the coding sequence ATGTTTGCCAGCCGCAATAAACTGACCCCGGATCAGCGTCAATACCTGTTGGTCACTGCCAATTATTGGGCCTTTACCCTTACCGATGGGGCCCTGCGGATGTTGGTGGTGCTCTACTTCCACCAGCTGGGGTATGGGCCGCTGGCGATCGCCATGTTGTTCCTGTTCTACGAGTTTTTTGGCGTGGTGACCAACCTCGTAGGGGGGTGGCTGGGTGCCCGTATTGGTCTTAATCGCACCATGAATATAGGTATGGGGCTGCAGATTCTGGCTCTGGGCATGCTGTTGGCGCCGTCGGCCTGGCTCACTGTGGCCTGGGTGATGGCGGCTCAGGCGCTGTCAGGTATCGCCAAAGATCTCAATAAGATGAGTGCCAAGAGCGCCATCAAGATGCTGGTGCCCAAGGATGGTGCAGATGACAGGCTGTTCAAGTACGTGGCCCTGCTTACCGGCTCGAAAAACGCCCTCAAGGGCGTGGGTTTCTTTGTCGGCGGCGCGCTGTTGTCGCTGGTTGGCTTTACAGGTGCCGTTGCAATCCTCCTGATACTGCTGGGTCTGGTTTGGTTCGATAGCTTGAGTGGCCTCAGGCATGAGCTTGGCAAGGCCAAAAACAAGCCAAAATTCAAAGAGATTTTTTCAAAAAGTGCCAGAGTCAATACCCTGTCGGCAGCGCGATTTTTTTTGTTTGCGGCCAGAGATGTCTGGTTCGTGGTGGCGCTGCCGGTGTCACTCGCCAGTCTCTTTGGCTGGAGCCATTGGCAGGTCGGGAGTTTTCTGGCGGCCTGGATTATTGGCTATGGCATGGTACAGGCTTCTGCTCCGGGGCTTATTCGCCGAAAGGGACGCCTGCCCGGTGGTGGTGAGGCCACCTTTTGGGTGGCTTTGCTGGCCCTGTCACCGGCGGCTATCGCCATGGGGTTGTATGCCATGGGGGATGCCGGGCAGGGGGGCAGTTTAAGCCTCTACTGGTTGCTCGCAGGGCTGCTCATTTTTGGTGTGCTCTTTGCCATCAACTCGGCATTGCACAGTTTTTTGATAGTGCATTATGCCGATGAAGATGGGGTGTCGCTGGACGTGGGATTCTATTACATGGCCAATGCCGCCGGCCGCCTGATGGGAACATTGTTATCGGGAGCCATCTTCCAGTTTTATGGTCTGGAAGCCTGTTTATGGGCCAGTGCGCTGATGTTGGGTGTTACCGCTTTCATCAGTTTCAGACTACCCGACAATAGCGTCGGCTGA